The Cucumis melo cultivar AY chromosome 6, USDA_Cmelo_AY_1.0, whole genome shotgun sequence genome includes a region encoding these proteins:
- the LOC103483471 gene encoding beta-galactosidase 9 isoform X1 produces MAVRGVLIVQLMSLTLTIHLLAVPGELFKPFNVSYDHRALIIDGKRRMLISAGVHYPRATPEMWPDIIEKSKEGGADVIQSYVFWNGHEPTKGQYNFDGRYDLVKFIRLVGSSGLYLHLRIGPYVCAEWNFGGFPLWLRDVPGIEFRTDNAPFKEEMQRFVKKIVDLLRDKKLFCWQGGPVIMLQVENEYGNIESSYGKRGQEYIKWVANMALGLGAEVPWVMCQQKDAPSTIINSCNGYYCDGFKANSPSKPIFWTENWDGWFSSWGERLPHRPVEDLAFSVARFFQREGSFQNYYMYFGGTNFGRTAGGPFYITSYDYDSPIDEYGLIREPKWGHLKDLHTALKLCEPALVSADSPQYIKLGPKQEAHVYHMKSQTDDLKLSELETLRNCSAFLANIDERKAVAVKFNGQTYNLPPWSVSILPDCQNVVFNTAKVAAQTSIKILELSAPLSANVSLKLHPADQNELSIIANSWMTVKEPIGIWSDQNFTVKGILEHLNVTKDRSDYLWYLTRIHVSNDDIKFWKERNISPTVMIDSVRDVFRVFVNGKIAGSAIGQWVKFVQPVQFLEGYNDLLLLSQAMGLQNSGAFIEKDGAGIRGRIKLTGFKNGDIDLSESLWTYQVGLKGEFLNFYSLEENEKADWTKLSVDAIPSTFTWYKAYFSSPDGTDPVAINLGSMGKGQAWVNGHHIGRYWSAVSPKDGCAKCDYRGAYNSGKCVTNCGRPTQSWYHIPRSWLKESSNLLVLFEETGGNPLEIVVKLYSTGVICGQVSESHYPPLRKLSNDYISDGETLSNRANPEMFLHCDDGHVISSLEFASYGTPQGSCNKFSRGRCHATNSLSVVSQACLGKNSCTVEVSNSAFGGDPCHSIVKTLAVEARCSSTSSIHFSV; encoded by the exons ATGGCGGTGCGAGGTGTTTTGATTGTTCAGTTGATGAGTTTGACTCTGACGATTCATCTATTGGCTGTCCCTGGGGAGTTGTTCAAGCCTTTTAACGTGAGCTACGATCATAGGGCTCTGATCATCGATGGAAAGCGCCGCATGCTTATCTCTGCTGGTGTTCACTATCCTCGCGCTACTCCGGAG ATGTGGCCTGATATAATTGAGAAGAGCAAGGAAGGTGGGGCGGATGTCATTCAGAGTTACGTGTTTTGGAATGGGCATGAACCAACAAAGGGACAG TATAACTTTGATGGCAGATATGACCTCGTTAAATTTATAAGGCTGGTAGGATCCAGTGGCCTCTACCTTCATTTACGCATTGGACCGTACGTGTGTGCAGAGTGGAATTTTGG GGGTTTTCCTTTGTGGTTGCGAGATGTACCTGGAATTGAATTTCGAACAGACAATGCTCCTTTCAAG GAGGAGATGCAGCGATTTGTCAAAAAGATAGTAGATCTTTTGCGCGATAAAAAGCTATTTTGTTGGCAAGGTGGTCCTGTCATCATGTTGCAG GTTGAAAATGAATATGGAAATATTGAAAGCTCGTATGGAAAGAGAGGACAAGAGTATATTAAATGGGTTGCCAACATGGCTCTAGGCCTTGGTGCTGAGGTTCCATGGGTTATGTGCCAGCAGAAGGATGCTCCATCAACCATT ATAAATTCATGCAATGGTTACTATTGTGATGGATTTAAGGCAAATTCTCCAAGCAAACCCATATTTTGGACAGAAAATTGGGATGGATG gTTTTCATCATGGGGTGAGAGGCTACCCCATAGACCAGTTGAAGATCTTGCATTCTCTGTTGCCCGCTTCTTCCAACGTGAAGGGAGCTTTCAGAATTATTATATG TACTTTGGTGGAACAAATTTTGGCCGTACTGCTGGAGGCCCATTTTATATTACTAGCTATGATTACGACTCTCCAATTGATGAGTATG GTTTGATAAGGGAACCCAAATGGGGGCACTTGAAGGATCTGCATACTGCATTAAAGCTTTGTGAACCTGCTTTGGTGTCTGCTGACTCACCCCAGTATATTAAGTTGGGACCCAAGCAGGAG GCACATGTATACCATATGAAATCTCAAACTGATGATCTAAAACTTTCGGAGCTTGAAACTCTAAGAAACTGTTCTGCCTTTCTTGCAAACATTGACGAACGTAAAGCAGTTGCTGTAAAATTTAATGGGCAAACTTATAACTTACCACCTTGGTCTGTTAGTATTTTACCAGACTGCCAGAACGTAGTGTTCAACACTGCGAAG GTTGCAGCACAGACTTCCATCAAGATATTGGAGTTGTCTGCACCCCTTTCTGCTAACGTTTCTTTGAAATTACATCCTGCGGATCAGAATGAACTTTCGATAATTGCTAATTCTTGGATGACGGTAAAAGAACCCATCGGCATTTGGAGTGATCAAAATTTTACTGTCAAGGGTATACTGGAGCATTTAAATGTTACAAAGGATCGTTCTGATTACCTTTGGTATCTGACCAG GATACATGTTTCCAATGATGATATCAAATTTTGGAAAGAAAGAAACATAAGCCCTACAGTTATGATTGATAGCGTTCGCGATGTGTTCCGTGTGTTTGTTAATGGGAAAATTGCAG GCAGTGCAATTGGTCAATGGGTGAAGTTTGTCCAGCCTGTTCAATTTCTTGAAGGATACAATGATTTGCTCTTGCTATCTCAAGCAATGGGTTTACAG AATTCTGGTGCCTTCATTGAGAAAGACGGGGCAGGTATTAGAGGTCGTATAAAGCTCACTGGATTCAAAAATGGAGATATCGATCTCTCTGAGTCCTTATGGACTTATCAG GTTGGGCTCAAGGGTGAATTCTTGAATTTCTATTCTTTAGAAGAAAATGAGAAGGCCGATTGGACCAAATTGTCAGTTGATGCTATTCCTTCAACATTCACCTGGTACAAG GCGTACTTCAGTTCACCTGATGGAACCGATCCTGTCGCTATTAATCTAGGAAGCATGGGGAAGGGGCAGGCTTGGGTTAATGGTCATCATATAGGTAGATACTGGAGTGCGGTTTCCCCAAAAGATGGCTGTGCCAAATGTGACTATCGTGGTGCTTATAATTCGGGAAAGTGTGTAACAAATTGCGGGAGGCCAACACAAAGCTG GTATCATATTCCACGCTCATGGTTAAAGGAATCAAGCAATTTACTAGTTCTCTTCGAGGAAACGGGAGGAAATCCGCTTGAGATTGTAGTCAAGTTGTATTCAACTGGAGTCATCTGTGGTCAAGTCTCAGAGTCTCACTATCCACCTCTTAGGAAATTGTCTAATGATTATATATCTGATGGAGAAACTCTCTCAAACCGTGCAAACCCAGAGATGTTCTTGCATTGTGACGATGGACATGTAATCTCCTCGCTCGAATTTGCTAGCTATGGAACTCCTCAAGGAAGTTGCAACAAGTTCTCTAGAGGTCGCTGTCATGCAACCAATTCTCTGTCTGTTGTTTCACAG GCTTGTTTAGGGAAAAATAGTTGCACAGTTGAGGTTTCAAATTCTGCATTTGGAGGTGATCCATGTCATAGCATTGTGAAGACCCTCGCTGTCGAGGCTCGGTGTAGCTCGACGTCAAGTATCCATTTCTCTGTTTGA
- the LOC103483471 gene encoding beta-galactosidase 9 isoform X2, with protein sequence MQRFVKKIVDLLRDKKLFCWQGGPVIMLQVENEYGNIESSYGKRGQEYIKWVANMALGLGAEVPWVMCQQKDAPSTIINSCNGYYCDGFKANSPSKPIFWTENWDGWFSSWGERLPHRPVEDLAFSVARFFQREGSFQNYYMYFGGTNFGRTAGGPFYITSYDYDSPIDEYGLIREPKWGHLKDLHTALKLCEPALVSADSPQYIKLGPKQEAHVYHMKSQTDDLKLSELETLRNCSAFLANIDERKAVAVKFNGQTYNLPPWSVSILPDCQNVVFNTAKVAAQTSIKILELSAPLSANVSLKLHPADQNELSIIANSWMTVKEPIGIWSDQNFTVKGILEHLNVTKDRSDYLWYLTRIHVSNDDIKFWKERNISPTVMIDSVRDVFRVFVNGKIAGSAIGQWVKFVQPVQFLEGYNDLLLLSQAMGLQNSGAFIEKDGAGIRGRIKLTGFKNGDIDLSESLWTYQVGLKGEFLNFYSLEENEKADWTKLSVDAIPSTFTWYKAYFSSPDGTDPVAINLGSMGKGQAWVNGHHIGRYWSAVSPKDGCAKCDYRGAYNSGKCVTNCGRPTQSWYHIPRSWLKESSNLLVLFEETGGNPLEIVVKLYSTGVICGQVSESHYPPLRKLSNDYISDGETLSNRANPEMFLHCDDGHVISSLEFASYGTPQGSCNKFSRGRCHATNSLSVVSQACLGKNSCTVEVSNSAFGGDPCHSIVKTLAVEARCSSTSSIHFSV encoded by the exons ATGCAGCGATTTGTCAAAAAGATAGTAGATCTTTTGCGCGATAAAAAGCTATTTTGTTGGCAAGGTGGTCCTGTCATCATGTTGCAG GTTGAAAATGAATATGGAAATATTGAAAGCTCGTATGGAAAGAGAGGACAAGAGTATATTAAATGGGTTGCCAACATGGCTCTAGGCCTTGGTGCTGAGGTTCCATGGGTTATGTGCCAGCAGAAGGATGCTCCATCAACCATT ATAAATTCATGCAATGGTTACTATTGTGATGGATTTAAGGCAAATTCTCCAAGCAAACCCATATTTTGGACAGAAAATTGGGATGGATG gTTTTCATCATGGGGTGAGAGGCTACCCCATAGACCAGTTGAAGATCTTGCATTCTCTGTTGCCCGCTTCTTCCAACGTGAAGGGAGCTTTCAGAATTATTATATG TACTTTGGTGGAACAAATTTTGGCCGTACTGCTGGAGGCCCATTTTATATTACTAGCTATGATTACGACTCTCCAATTGATGAGTATG GTTTGATAAGGGAACCCAAATGGGGGCACTTGAAGGATCTGCATACTGCATTAAAGCTTTGTGAACCTGCTTTGGTGTCTGCTGACTCACCCCAGTATATTAAGTTGGGACCCAAGCAGGAG GCACATGTATACCATATGAAATCTCAAACTGATGATCTAAAACTTTCGGAGCTTGAAACTCTAAGAAACTGTTCTGCCTTTCTTGCAAACATTGACGAACGTAAAGCAGTTGCTGTAAAATTTAATGGGCAAACTTATAACTTACCACCTTGGTCTGTTAGTATTTTACCAGACTGCCAGAACGTAGTGTTCAACACTGCGAAG GTTGCAGCACAGACTTCCATCAAGATATTGGAGTTGTCTGCACCCCTTTCTGCTAACGTTTCTTTGAAATTACATCCTGCGGATCAGAATGAACTTTCGATAATTGCTAATTCTTGGATGACGGTAAAAGAACCCATCGGCATTTGGAGTGATCAAAATTTTACTGTCAAGGGTATACTGGAGCATTTAAATGTTACAAAGGATCGTTCTGATTACCTTTGGTATCTGACCAG GATACATGTTTCCAATGATGATATCAAATTTTGGAAAGAAAGAAACATAAGCCCTACAGTTATGATTGATAGCGTTCGCGATGTGTTCCGTGTGTTTGTTAATGGGAAAATTGCAG GCAGTGCAATTGGTCAATGGGTGAAGTTTGTCCAGCCTGTTCAATTTCTTGAAGGATACAATGATTTGCTCTTGCTATCTCAAGCAATGGGTTTACAG AATTCTGGTGCCTTCATTGAGAAAGACGGGGCAGGTATTAGAGGTCGTATAAAGCTCACTGGATTCAAAAATGGAGATATCGATCTCTCTGAGTCCTTATGGACTTATCAG GTTGGGCTCAAGGGTGAATTCTTGAATTTCTATTCTTTAGAAGAAAATGAGAAGGCCGATTGGACCAAATTGTCAGTTGATGCTATTCCTTCAACATTCACCTGGTACAAG GCGTACTTCAGTTCACCTGATGGAACCGATCCTGTCGCTATTAATCTAGGAAGCATGGGGAAGGGGCAGGCTTGGGTTAATGGTCATCATATAGGTAGATACTGGAGTGCGGTTTCCCCAAAAGATGGCTGTGCCAAATGTGACTATCGTGGTGCTTATAATTCGGGAAAGTGTGTAACAAATTGCGGGAGGCCAACACAAAGCTG GTATCATATTCCACGCTCATGGTTAAAGGAATCAAGCAATTTACTAGTTCTCTTCGAGGAAACGGGAGGAAATCCGCTTGAGATTGTAGTCAAGTTGTATTCAACTGGAGTCATCTGTGGTCAAGTCTCAGAGTCTCACTATCCACCTCTTAGGAAATTGTCTAATGATTATATATCTGATGGAGAAACTCTCTCAAACCGTGCAAACCCAGAGATGTTCTTGCATTGTGACGATGGACATGTAATCTCCTCGCTCGAATTTGCTAGCTATGGAACTCCTCAAGGAAGTTGCAACAAGTTCTCTAGAGGTCGCTGTCATGCAACCAATTCTCTGTCTGTTGTTTCACAG GCTTGTTTAGGGAAAAATAGTTGCACAGTTGAGGTTTCAAATTCTGCATTTGGAGGTGATCCATGTCATAGCATTGTGAAGACCCTCGCTGTCGAGGCTCGGTGTAGCTCGACGTCAAGTATCCATTTCTCTGTTTGA
- the LOC103483472 gene encoding RPM1-interacting protein 4-like isoform X3 yields MARSSQVPKFGKWDDGDDVPYTTYFDNATKAKFERMNPNDPLPHREEISETVRSNYENQKIKEGGVVRRQPESPLHHDAPEMSGRDYNGIKSAKRRGQQLSGPKHTQEDLSMEDGNMKKQLGSPLDHRSIGQPDRGATVPRFGDWDESDPSSSENYTNIFTRVREERQTEDGSLPAGTNVSSIRSRSGAENSKRCCCFPWGK; encoded by the exons ATGGCT CGGAGTTCACAAGTACCAAAATTTGGTAAGTGGGATGATGGGGATGATGTCCCGTATACAACCTATTTTGACAATGCGACAAAGGCTAAATTCGAGAGGATGAATCCAAATGATCCTCTTCCTCACCGTGAGGAGATTTCAGAAACAGTGAGGTCAAACTATGAGAATCAAAAAATCAAAGAGGGTGGTGTTGTGAGGAGGCAACCTGAATCTCCATTACACCATGATGCTCCGGAAATGTCTGGTCGGGATTATAATGGTATAAAGTCTGCAAAGAGACGGGGTCAACAATTATCAGGGCCAAAGCACACACAAGAAGATTTGAGCATGGAAGATGGCAACATGAAGAAACAACTTGGTTCCCCTTTGGACCATCGATCAATCGGTCAG CCTGATCGTGGTGCCACAGTCCCAAGATTTGGTGACTGGGATGAAAGCGATCCATCATCATCTGAGAACTACACTAATATTTTCACCAGAGTGCGCGAGGAGCGACAAACTGAAGACGGAAGTTTGCCAGCTGGGACCAATGTTTCCAGTATTCGTAGTCGTTCTGGTGCTGAAAACTCAAAG AGATGTTGCTGTTTTCCATGGGGAAAATGA
- the LOC103483472 gene encoding RPM1-interacting protein 4-like isoform X1, producing MARSSQVPKFGKWDDGDDVPYTTYFDNATKAKFERMNPNDPLPHREEISETVRSNYENQKIKEGGVVRRQPESPLHHDAPEMSGRDYNGIKSAKRRGQQLSGPKHTQEDLSMEDGNMKKQLGSPLDHRSIGQVSFNSPLHQRQGNNSSTSNSSKGTMRNGTVSECSIENSPLHSRQHPRTEPKTAVPSSPLRDRRGSSSPRESSHEGLAPLTLGRSRLRSVPRGNETPDRGATVPRFGDWDESDPSSSENYTNIFTRVREERQTEDGSLPAGTNVSSIRSRSGAENSKRCCCFPWGK from the exons ATGGCT CGGAGTTCACAAGTACCAAAATTTGGTAAGTGGGATGATGGGGATGATGTCCCGTATACAACCTATTTTGACAATGCGACAAAGGCTAAATTCGAGAGGATGAATCCAAATGATCCTCTTCCTCACCGTGAGGAGATTTCAGAAACAGTGAGGTCAAACTATGAGAATCAAAAAATCAAAGAGGGTGGTGTTGTGAGGAGGCAACCTGAATCTCCATTACACCATGATGCTCCGGAAATGTCTGGTCGGGATTATAATGGTATAAAGTCTGCAAAGAGACGGGGTCAACAATTATCAGGGCCAAAGCACACACAAGAAGATTTGAGCATGGAAGATGGCAACATGAAGAAACAACTTGGTTCCCCTTTGGACCATCGATCAATCGGTCAGGTTAGCTTTAACTCGCCTCTTCATCAACGTCAAGGTAACAACAGCTCAACCAGTAATTCATCGAAAGGGACTATGAGAAATGGCACGGTTTCTGAATGCAGCATAGAAAATTCTCCTCTCCATTCGCGACAGCATCCAAGGACTGAACCAAAAACTGCTGTACCATCTTCACCATTACGGGATAGAAGGGGCTCAAGTTCGCCTAGAGAAAGTAGTCATGAAGGTTTAGCTCCCTTGACTCTGGGAAGATCACGTCTACGATCTGTTCCTCGGGGCAATGAAACC CCTGATCGTGGTGCCACAGTCCCAAGATTTGGTGACTGGGATGAAAGCGATCCATCATCATCTGAGAACTACACTAATATTTTCACCAGAGTGCGCGAGGAGCGACAAACTGAAGACGGAAGTTTGCCAGCTGGGACCAATGTTTCCAGTATTCGTAGTCGTTCTGGTGCTGAAAACTCAAAG AGATGTTGCTGTTTTCCATGGGGAAAATGA
- the LOC103483472 gene encoding RPM1-interacting protein 4-like isoform X2, with translation MRSSQVPKFGKWDDGDDVPYTTYFDNATKAKFERMNPNDPLPHREEISETVRSNYENQKIKEGGVVRRQPESPLHHDAPEMSGRDYNGIKSAKRRGQQLSGPKHTQEDLSMEDGNMKKQLGSPLDHRSIGQVSFNSPLHQRQGNNSSTSNSSKGTMRNGTVSECSIENSPLHSRQHPRTEPKTAVPSSPLRDRRGSSSPRESSHEGLAPLTLGRSRLRSVPRGNETPDRGATVPRFGDWDESDPSSSENYTNIFTRVREERQTEDGSLPAGTNVSSIRSRSGAENSKRCCCFPWGK, from the exons Atg CGGAGTTCACAAGTACCAAAATTTGGTAAGTGGGATGATGGGGATGATGTCCCGTATACAACCTATTTTGACAATGCGACAAAGGCTAAATTCGAGAGGATGAATCCAAATGATCCTCTTCCTCACCGTGAGGAGATTTCAGAAACAGTGAGGTCAAACTATGAGAATCAAAAAATCAAAGAGGGTGGTGTTGTGAGGAGGCAACCTGAATCTCCATTACACCATGATGCTCCGGAAATGTCTGGTCGGGATTATAATGGTATAAAGTCTGCAAAGAGACGGGGTCAACAATTATCAGGGCCAAAGCACACACAAGAAGATTTGAGCATGGAAGATGGCAACATGAAGAAACAACTTGGTTCCCCTTTGGACCATCGATCAATCGGTCAGGTTAGCTTTAACTCGCCTCTTCATCAACGTCAAGGTAACAACAGCTCAACCAGTAATTCATCGAAAGGGACTATGAGAAATGGCACGGTTTCTGAATGCAGCATAGAAAATTCTCCTCTCCATTCGCGACAGCATCCAAGGACTGAACCAAAAACTGCTGTACCATCTTCACCATTACGGGATAGAAGGGGCTCAAGTTCGCCTAGAGAAAGTAGTCATGAAGGTTTAGCTCCCTTGACTCTGGGAAGATCACGTCTACGATCTGTTCCTCGGGGCAATGAAACC CCTGATCGTGGTGCCACAGTCCCAAGATTTGGTGACTGGGATGAAAGCGATCCATCATCATCTGAGAACTACACTAATATTTTCACCAGAGTGCGCGAGGAGCGACAAACTGAAGACGGAAGTTTGCCAGCTGGGACCAATGTTTCCAGTATTCGTAGTCGTTCTGGTGCTGAAAACTCAAAG AGATGTTGCTGTTTTCCATGGGGAAAATGA